The sequence ATGTGGTTCTCAAGCCGTTCGTATTTATATGGAAATTTCAGGGATGACACTTTATACTCATCCTGAGCATCGGTAATGACCAACTTAGAATATACTTCAAGCGACTTACGGCTTGCATGTCCAGAATAAGGCTGAATGAGTGCATCGTCAATGCCTTGTTTTTTGAGCCACGTTAACAAGAAGTGACGGAACTTATGCAGCGAAATGGATTGGGTCATGAATAAAATTCGGATTAGAAAATCCCTCAGATTCGGTTTTCGGGACCCGAAGAAACGAGGAGGGATGGAATTTTTTAGGTCTTCAAATTCGTCTTTTTTAGGGGGGTTATTTTTAAGTGAATACGGTTGTATGCTGATCAAATTCTATATCTCAAAACCCTAGATTTCTTTTTGTATTGAGATTTTCCGGCGAGTGATTTTCCTGATTTGCATCGATATCTTAATCAACCCTTTCAACGTAACAAAATCATTGTTTTGTGAAGTTATATGTCGGTTTTGAGTGTTGAATACCTAAAAAACGGAAAAATGATTTGTCCATTGGCGCAAATAAGGCCCCAGTATTTTTTTGACACAAAAGCAGCCCCATTCTCTACATGATTGGGGCTGCTTTTGTGTCCGTTTTTTCAGCCCATCGCGTGCAGGCCGACAGAACCATCCTGCACTCTAAGCGATCGGGTGGTGAGCGATAAAGACAAATTCAAGCCCCGGCCGATCGGGGGCTCCTCGGATCTCATCCACGGATAAGCCCGCATCCTGGAGTGAGTTTGCAATCTCTTCGCGACTTCGGAAGCGCAATGTCGAGTCTGATGTGATTACAGCCCCATCACTCTCAAAAATATAAGTCCACCGAAAGGAGACCAAAGAACCTTGAACATCGATGATTTCAACCCACCCCTCAACATTGCCGCAGCCAGGCGTCACAACGCGGCGGTAGGTGTTCTCCCGGTTCCACCCCAGCCACGCCTGTGCTTTGGGGTCTCGCGCTTCAAACACGAACCGTCCGCCGGGTCGTAACGCCGCACGTACTGCACGGAGGGTTTTCTTCCACTCTTCATCGGTCAGAAAGACCTGGGCGACGTTGCCGGTCATCGTCGCAAGGTCCACCGCCAGAGGGGGAATGAGCAAGGCATCGCCGAGAATCCATTCGACATGCTCACTCCAAGGTTTCGTACGAGCCACATGGAGAGAGGCTGCGGCTGGATCTACTCCAATCACCTTGATGCCCCGGGCGGCGAGGCGACAGGCAAAAGTTCCTGTTCCACAGCCGATGTCGAGCACAGAACGAGCACCAAACTCCTTGACA is a genomic window of Desmospora profundinema containing:
- a CDS encoding class I SAM-dependent methyltransferase, which produces MADELFENPRLSAIYDPFDPDRSDLDAYEAIVKEFGARSVLDIGCGTGTFACRLAARGIKVIGVDPAAASLHVARTKPWSEHVEWILGDALLIPPLAVDLATMTGNVAQVFLTDEEWKKTLRAVRAALRPGGRFVFEARDPKAQAWLGWNRENTYRRVVTPGCGNVEGWVEIIDVQGSLVSFRWTYIFESDGAVITSDSTLRFRSREEIANSLQDAGLSVDEIRGAPDRPGLEFVFIAHHPIA
- a CDS encoding tyrosine-type recombinase/integrase — its product is MISIQPYSLKNNPPKKDEFEDLKNSIPPRFFGSRKPNLRDFLIRILFMTQSISLHKFRHFLLTWLKKQGIDDALIQPYSGHASRKSLEVYSKLVITDAQDEYKVSSLKFPYKYERLENHMGSQVVFPFNRLMAPNLPDAPSTSL